One window of the Camelina sativa cultivar DH55 chromosome 1, Cs, whole genome shotgun sequence genome contains the following:
- the LOC104781765 gene encoding chitinase-like protein 2, which yields MVSKPLLFFVLLLTMALVVCQTGSLVTAEEEGSETSSSARKPLVKIVKGKKLCNKGWECKGWSAYCCNHTISDFFDTYQFEELFSKRNSPVAHAVGFWDYRSFITAAAEYQPLGFGTTGEKLQGMKEVAAFLGHVGSKTSCGYGVATGGPLAWGLCYNKEMSPDKLYCDDYYKLTYPCTPGVSYHGRGALPVYWNYNYGQTGEALKMDLLSHPEYLENNATLAFQAAIWRWMTPPKKHLPSAHDVFVGKWKPTKNDTASKRTPGFGATINVLYGDQICNSGFDNDEMNNIISHYLYYLDLIGVGREEAGPHEFLSCADQEPFTSSSAPPSSGSSS from the exons ATGGTTTCGAAACCGCTATTATTCTTCGTGCTGCTTCTCACGATGGCATTGGTCGTGTGTCAGACAGGATCTCTAGTCACAGCGGAAGAGGAAGGTTCCGAGACTTCTAGTTCAGCGAGAAAGCCTCTGGTGAAGATTGTGAAGGGCAAAAAGTTATGCAACAAAGGATGGGAATGTAAAGGATGGTCCGCGTATTGTTGTAACCATACAATCTCCGATTTCTTTGACACATACCAATTCGAAGAACTATTCTCTAAGCGTAACAGTCCGGTGGCTCACGCCGTCGGTTTTTGGGATTACCGATCATTCATCACCGCCGCTGCTGAGTATCAGCCTCTTGGGTTCGGTACTACCGGTGAGAAACTTCAAGGGATGAAGGAAGTCGCTGCGTTTCTTGGCCACGTTGGAAGCAAAACCTCGT gCGGGTACGGGGTTGCAACGGGGGGACCATTAGCTTGGGGATTGTGTTACAACAAGGAGATGAGTCCTGATAAGCTGTATTGCGACGATTACTATAAATTGACGTATCCTTGTACTCCCGGAGTCTCGTACCACGGTCGAGGAGCTTTACCGGTTTACTG GAATTACAATTATGGTCAAACCGGGGAAGCTTTGAAAATGGACCTACTGAGTCACCCAGAGTATCTAGAGAACAACGCCACGTTGGCTTTTCAGGCGGCGATTTGGCGGTGGATGACGCCACCGAAGAAACATTTGCCGTCAGCGCACGACGTATTCGTCGGGAAATGGAAGCCGACGAAGAACGACACAGCGTCGAAACGAACCCCCGGATTCGGAGCCACCATAAACGTTCTTTATGGCGATCAAATCTGCAACAGCGGATTCGATAACGATGAGATGAACAACATCATTTCTCACTACTTGTATTATCTGGATCTGATAGGCgttggaagagaagaagctgGTCCGCACGAGTTTCTATCGTGCGCCGATCAAGAGCCTTTCACTTCCTCCTCTGCTCCTCCGAGCTCTGGTTCCTCTTCTTGA